From a single Bacillus sp. NEB1478 genomic region:
- a CDS encoding HAD hydrolase-like protein, producing the protein MKSYNHVLFDLDGTLTDPKLGITQCVQYALSKFKIQVTDLSVLECFIGPPLDESFREYYGLNVAESIKAVEFYRERFRSVGLYENEVIKGIQEMLKALREDGVELHVATSKPTVFAEIILKHFKLDQFFVSIIGSNLDGTRSKKVEIIQHILASQPQIDTNSVIMVGDRKHDIIGANLAGVDSVGVTFGYGSEEELLTANPTYIVNSVSNLLDVLRLKEKAISKERDVYNENSSNLWQCTRSISNKEPFKAIRKLFN; encoded by the coding sequence ATGAAATCTTACAACCATGTATTGTTTGATTTAGATGGAACTTTAACCGATCCTAAGCTTGGAATAACCCAGTGTGTGCAGTATGCCCTTAGTAAATTTAAGATTCAGGTAACGGACCTAAGTGTCCTTGAGTGTTTTATTGGTCCTCCTCTAGATGAGTCTTTTAGGGAATACTATGGACTCAATGTAGCCGAATCGATAAAAGCAGTGGAATTTTACAGAGAGCGCTTTCGTAGTGTAGGACTGTATGAAAATGAAGTGATTAAAGGTATTCAGGAGATGTTAAAGGCACTAAGAGAAGATGGTGTCGAGCTACATGTGGCGACGTCAAAACCAACTGTTTTTGCAGAAATTATTTTAAAACATTTCAAATTAGATCAGTTTTTTGTTTCCATCATCGGCAGTAACCTTGATGGTACACGGTCAAAAAAAGTAGAAATCATTCAGCATATACTGGCTTCTCAACCTCAGATAGATACAAATTCAGTTATCATGGTTGGGGACCGAAAACACGACATAATCGGAGCAAATCTCGCAGGCGTCGATTCAGTAGGGGTTACGTTTGGATACGGTTCAGAAGAAGAATTACTCACTGCGAATCCTACGTATATCGTTAATAGCGTATCAAACTTACTGGATGTACTACGTTTAAAAGAAAAAGCAATTTCAAAAGAAAGGGATGTTTATAATGAGAATAGCTCTAATCTGTGGCAGTGTACGCGAAGTATCAGCAACAAGGAGCCTTTTAAAGCAATTAGAAAACTGTTTAATTAA
- a CDS encoding NAD(P)H-dependent oxidoreductase yields MRIALICGSVREVSATRSLLKQLENCLIKIPRVRVDFIDLKETPLPIFDGSNENRKYAESFVERMNLADCFIVASPEYHNSFSGVLKNAFDFVSGEQIKGKPIGIISTSGGGKGGINCLNSMRTFLRGLYGMVLAEQIVVDGCFFEDGRCTNLNLLEKINDLANEVIDFADMLQLRNNRADLFEYKEQENNICI; encoded by the coding sequence ATGAGAATAGCTCTAATCTGTGGCAGTGTACGCGAAGTATCAGCAACAAGGAGCCTTTTAAAGCAATTAGAAAACTGTTTAATTAAAATTCCAAGAGTGCGTGTCGATTTTATCGACCTAAAAGAAACGCCTCTTCCTATATTTGATGGTTCAAATGAAAATCGAAAGTATGCGGAAAGCTTTGTAGAACGTATGAATCTTGCCGATTGTTTTATCGTAGCTTCACCAGAGTATCACAACTCTTTTTCTGGAGTGCTGAAAAATGCATTTGATTTCGTTTCTGGTGAACAAATCAAAGGAAAACCGATTGGTATCATTTCCACTTCTGGTGGCGGTAAAGGCGGAATAAATTGTTTGAACAGTATGCGTACTTTCCTGCGCGGCCTATATGGAATGGTGTTAGCTGAGCAAATCGTAGTGGATGGTTGTTTTTTCGAAGATGGTCGCTGCACGAATTTAAATCTGTTAGAAAAAATAAACGATCTGGCGAATGAAGTAATCGATTTTGCTGACATGCTTCAACTTAGAAATAACAGAGCTGATTTGTTCGAATATAAAGAACAGGAAAATAACATCTGTATTTGA